Genomic segment of Benincasa hispida cultivar B227 chromosome 1, ASM972705v1, whole genome shotgun sequence:
TGGCATACTGGAGCATTTCAAACAGTATCGTGCAAGGAAATAGTCCCTTCTGATGAGGCAGTAGCCTCTCCACTGCTTCTATGACTTCCCTTTGACGGTTTGTTTTACATACAGACATTTTTTCATCTCCTTTAGCACTGCAAAATACCCACTTCTTTGCATACTTCAAAAGGGATGCTGCTACAAATCTCGGCGGGACAGCATGCTGGTTCATAGAATGAATTGTCAGTTCATACAATGAAATAGGCAGAATTATCAAATCCTCTGACTGCCATTCAGaaacaaagagttttcttcttgtactgggcttgtGATAAAACACATCATCCTCACTAAATTcctcatttatgaaattcaCAATCGGTTCACCGAGGAGATACGGATCATTCACTGCCTTACTGACCAAAGATTCAATGCATTCATCAACAAGGCCAGTATCCACTGCCTGTTGCATGATATCTTCTGTTGTAAGAAAAGCCTTAATGGTTCCATTCCAGCTAGGGAGGATTTTCTGTTCAAAGAAGGTAAGTGCTTTGCTCAACAGATTATTTGGGCTGTGACTTTCAGTCATCCCCAGATAGAAAGCAAGACAAGCTAAAGGAAGCACATTCTCACATGACATTTGCAGTGAAAAACCATGGCAGAACCTTGCAACAAGTTCAAATGTATTGGGATGAGCTGGTATGCTTCTCAGGAACTCATGGATACTGTCCTCAGATTGCTCGTTCAGTAACTCTGCTATCTTGCCAGACTTTTCTACTATAATATTctatagaaaaaacaaaaaatataaccaaaaagtattaaaaaaaaaaaaatgtaactgaATCCAGAATCCCACATTCTCACCCGATCCAAAGTGAAGGGCACCCCACTGACATGAAACTGAATATCAGTTCTTGATTTAGGCTTAGGCAACCTGCAAACCAGAACATAAATGAGAAACCGTTTCAAAACAACCATGACGGGAAAAAGGAAATGGTTAGCTAAAAATGCATGAAAATATAATAGTTTTCTTACCAATAGGAGGCATCCTTGTCTGGTTTGTCTACCATGTTTCGAATGTTCTTCTGTATGATCTACAAACCCCACCAAAAAGAGAGGCGTTAGTTCTTaagttct
This window contains:
- the LOC120088041 gene encoding BTB/POZ domain-containing protein At5g17580 isoform X1, with the translated sequence MVDKPDKDASYWLPKPKSRTDIQFHVSGVPFTLDRNIIVEKSGKIAELLNEQSEDSIHEFLRSIPAHPNTFELVARFCHGFSLQMSCENVLPLACLAFYLGMTESHSPNNLLSKALTFFEQKILPSWNGTIKAFLTTEDIMQQAVDTGLVDECIESLVSKAVNDPYLLGEPIVNFINEEFSEDDVFYHKPSTRRKLFVSEWQSEDLIILPISLYELTIHSMNQHAVPPRFVAASLLKYAKKWVFCSAKGDEKMSVCKTNRQREVIEAVERLLPHQKGLFPCTILFEMLQYAIRLEANAGCRNGLELRIGKQLDQATASDLLIPSRGYAKEMRYDIECVKRIAKHFYTDYSSNIEGLIAVAKLIEEFLFEVASDRDLEISAFVSLVEMSSAASMGTDRSSDGIYRAIDIYLDKHSFLTESEREEVCRGLDYHRMSAEACEHAAKNQRLPLRIVVQVLFLVQLQLRDAITRDMQRLDNKLTQDEVENDKGELALSDGIVKNEMEKMSNKVIELEKDCHMMRKEIEEGCIHMVRKEKTSMWREMKRKFGCINKMNNCNCQVKKKRVHPKLWA